In the Phaseolus vulgaris cultivar G19833 chromosome 7, P. vulgaris v2.0, whole genome shotgun sequence genome, one interval contains:
- the LOC137830652 gene encoding peroxidase A2-like produces MFSTNNTYYHSLVATILLVLTFVFPSEGQLSASFYSSTCSNVSSIVRDSVQQALTSDSRIAASLIRLHFHDCFVDGCDGSILLDVDGNITESEKNAAPNENSVRGFDVVDSIKSTIEASCPAVVSCADILALAAEASVSLSGGPSWNVLLGRKDGLTANQAGANTSIPSPFQSLANITSKFSDVGLDTTDLVALSGAHTFGRAQCQFFSQRLLNFNGTGSPDPTLNTTYLGTLQQNCPQNGNGATLNNLDPSTPDTFDNKYFTNLLINQGLLQTDQELFSTDGSSTISIVNNFANNQSAFFEAFAQSMINMGNISPLTGTQGQIRTDCKKVNGS; encoded by the exons ATGTTTTCTACTAACAATACTTATTATCATTCCCTTGTGGCCACCATTTTGTTAGTGCTAACATTTGTGTTTCCTTCAGAAGGGCAATTGAGTGCAAGCTTCTATTCCAGCACATGCTCCAATGTGTCATCTATTGTGAGGGATTCTGTGCAGCAGGCTTTGACATCTGATTCACGCATTGCTGCAAGCCTCATTCGTCTCCACTTTCATGATTGCTTTGTCGAT GGTTGTGATGGGTCCATTTTGCTGGATGTAGATGGTAACATAACAGAGAGTGAGAAAAATGCAGCTCCCAATGAGAATTCGGTTCGGGGATTTGATGTGGTTGACAGCATAAAGAGCACCATCGAAGCTTCATGTCCTGCTGTTGTATCTTGTGCTGATATCCTTGCACTTGCAGCTGAAGCTTCTGTGTCCTTG TCTGGAGGACCTTCATGGAACGTGCTACTTGGAAGAAAGGATGGTTTAACTGCAAACCAAGCTGGTGCCAACACTTCTATTCCATCTCCATTTCAGAGCTTAGCCAACATCACATCTAAATTCTCTGATGTTGGCCTAGACACCACGGATCTTGTTGCATTATCTG GTGCACACACTTTTGGTCGTGCCCAATGCCAATTTTTCTCCCAAAGATTGTTGAACTTCAATGGCACAGGAAGCCCTGATCCTACCTTGAACACAACCTATTTGGGCACTCTGCAACAAAATTGTCCCCAAAATGGAAATGGAGCTACACTGAATAACCTTGACCCTTCAACCCCTGATACTTTTGACAACAAATATTTCACCAATCTTCTCATCAACCAAGGTCTTCTCCAAACAGATCAAGAACTCTTTTCCACTGATGGTTCTTCCACAATCTCCATTGTTAACAACTTTGCCAACAACCAATCTGCCTTCTTTGAAGCTTTTGCTCAGTCCATGATCAACATGGGTAACATCAGTCCTTTGACAGGTACTCAAGGACAAATCAGAACTGATTGTAAGAAAGTAAATGGAAGTTGA
- the LOC137830653 gene encoding peroxidase A2-like: MFSTNNTYYYSLVATILLVLTFVFPSEGQLSASFYSSTCSNVSSIVRDSVQQALTSDSRIAASLIRLHFHDCFVDGCDGSILLDVGGNITESEKNAAPNENSVRGFDVVDSIKSTIEASCPAVVSCADILALAAEASVSLSQGPSWTVLLGRRDSVTANQGGANTSLPSPFENLTNVSSKFSAVGLDTTDLVALSGAHTFGRSQCQFFSQRLLNFNGTGSPDPTLNTTYLGTLQQNCPQNGNGATLNNLDPSTPDTFDNKYFTNLLINQGLLQTDQELFSTDGSSTISIVNNFANNQSAFFEAFAQSMINMGNISPLTGTQGQIRTDCKKVNGS, encoded by the exons ATGTTTTCTACTAACAACACTTATTATTATTCCCTTGTGGCCACCATTTTGTTAGTGTTAACATTTGTGTTTCCTTCAGAAGGGCAATTGAGTGCAAGCTTCTATTCCAGCACCTGCTCCAATGTGTCATCTATTGTGAGGGATTCTGTGCAGCAGGCTTTGACATCTGATTCACGTATTGCTGCAAGCCTCATTCGTCTCCACTTTCATGATTGCTTTGTCGAT GGGTGTGATGGGTCCATTTTGCTGGATGTAGGTGGTAACATAACAGAGAGTGAGAAAAATGCAGCTCCCAATGAGAATTCGGTTCGGGGATTTGATGTGGTTGACAGCATAAAGAGCACCATCGAAGCTTCATGTCCTGCTGTTGTATCTTGTGCTGATATTCTTGCACTTGCAGCTGAAGCTTCTGTGTCCTTA TCACAGGGTCCTTCATGGACTGTATTACTTGGAAGAAGAGACAGTGTGACTGCAAATCAAGGTGGTGCCAACACTTCCCTTCCATCTCCTTTTGAAAACCTAACCAATGTCTCATCCAAATTCTCTGCTGTTGGCTTAGACACAACTGATCTTGTTGCATTATCTG GTGCACACACCTTTGGTCGTTCCCAATGTCAATTCTTCTCCCAGAGATTGTTGAACTTCAATGGCACAGGAAGCCCTGATCCTACCTTGAACACAACCTATTTGGGCACTCTGCAACAAAACTGTCCCCAAAATGGAAATGGAGCTACATTGAATAACCTTGACCCTTCAACCCCTGATACTTTTGACAACAAATATTTCACCAATCTTCTCATCAACCAAGGTCTTCTCCAAACAGATCAAGAACTCTTCTCCACTGATGGTTCTTCCACAATCTCCATTGTTAACAACTTTGCCAACAACCAATCTGCCTTCTTTGAAGCTTTTGCTCAGTCCATGATCAACATGGGTAACATCAGTCCTTTGACTGGAACCCAAGGACAAATCAGAACTGACTGCAAGAAAGTTAATGGAAGTTGA